The following proteins are co-located in the Sphingomonas panacis genome:
- a CDS encoding COQ9 family protein has product MPIIPEDATLDEIAIGLAPLIAANAAFDGWGAAARDAAADGAGVDRDVALLALPGQTEMIAAWFRSIDADMAERLPPATIATMKIRARITALVEARLEIVAPNREALRRAFAILAMPQNLATGAKLGWSAADTIWRAAGDTATDYNHYTKRTILAAIYAATMSVFLDDESEGWADTRAFLARRIEGIMRFEKTKAGVLARAAYRPSLSRFIGRLRYPAV; this is encoded by the coding sequence ATGCCGATTATCCCCGAAGACGCCACGCTCGACGAGATCGCGATCGGCCTCGCGCCGCTGATCGCCGCCAACGCCGCGTTCGACGGCTGGGGTGCCGCCGCGCGCGATGCCGCCGCCGATGGCGCCGGCGTCGATCGCGACGTCGCGTTGCTCGCGCTGCCCGGCCAGACCGAGATGATCGCGGCGTGGTTCCGCAGCATAGACGCGGATATGGCCGAACGCCTGCCGCCCGCGACGATCGCGACGATGAAGATCCGCGCGCGCATCACCGCTCTGGTCGAGGCGCGGCTCGAGATCGTCGCGCCCAACCGCGAGGCGCTGCGCCGCGCGTTCGCGATCCTGGCGATGCCGCAGAACCTCGCCACCGGCGCCAAGCTCGGCTGGTCGGCGGCGGATACGATCTGGCGCGCGGCCGGCGACACCGCGACCGATTACAACCACTACACCAAGCGCACGATCCTCGCCGCGATCTATGCCGCGACGATGAGCGTGTTCCTCGACGACGAGAGCGAAGGCTGGGCCGACACGCGCGCGTTCCTCGCGCGGCGGATCGAGGGCATCATGCGCTTCGAGAAGACCAAGGCGGGCGTGCTCGCGCGCGCCGCCTACCGGCCGAGCCTGTCGCGCTTCATCGGCCGGCTCCGCTATCCGGCGGTCTGA
- a CDS encoding DMT family transporter produces MHRPASPRISAAPQTGGALAFAALIGGNVAIAFGPWFVRLADTGPVAAAFWRLALATPVLVALSLRSGWRPAAWSWRLWAMTGFGAICFAADLASWHLGILRTTLANASLFGNSTTILFPIYGFVAARMLPTRMQAGALLLAFVGALLLMGQSYRLDPRHLAGDLLCILAGLFYTVFLALMARVRETTPPMPALALSTVMSVLPTLLFALALGERVMPHHWGPLVGLAFASQILGQSLMMLSLGRFSPLVIGLALLVQPIVGATVGWLWYGEALGPADIIGALLVALALVMVRERGTPVATDNAKHQNTGGDL; encoded by the coding sequence ATGCATCGCCCGGCCTCCCCAAGAATTTCTGCTGCACCGCAAACCGGCGGTGCGCTGGCGTTCGCGGCGCTGATCGGCGGCAATGTCGCGATCGCGTTCGGCCCGTGGTTCGTGCGCCTCGCCGATACCGGGCCGGTCGCGGCGGCATTCTGGCGGCTGGCGCTGGCGACGCCGGTGCTGGTCGCGCTGTCGCTGCGCTCGGGCTGGCGGCCGGCGGCATGGTCGTGGCGGCTGTGGGCGATGACCGGGTTCGGCGCGATCTGCTTCGCGGCCGATCTGGCGAGCTGGCACCTCGGCATCCTGCGCACCACGCTCGCCAATGCGTCGCTGTTCGGCAATTCGACGACGATCCTCTTCCCGATCTACGGCTTCGTCGCCGCGCGCATGCTGCCGACGCGAATGCAGGCGGGCGCGCTGCTGCTCGCGTTCGTCGGCGCTCTGCTGCTGATGGGGCAATCCTACCGGCTCGATCCGCGCCACCTCGCCGGCGATCTGCTCTGCATCCTCGCGGGGCTGTTCTACACCGTTTTCCTCGCGCTGATGGCGCGCGTTCGCGAGACCACGCCGCCGATGCCGGCGCTTGCACTGTCGACGGTGATGAGCGTGCTGCCGACGCTGCTGTTCGCGCTCGCGCTGGGCGAGCGCGTGATGCCACACCATTGGGGGCCGCTGGTCGGGCTCGCGTTCGCCAGCCAGATCCTCGGGCAAAGCCTGATGATGCTGTCGCTCGGTCGCTTCTCGCCGCTGGTGATCGGCCTCGCGCTGCTGGTCCAGCCGATCGTCGGGGCGACGGTCGGCTGGCTGTGGTATGGCGAGGCGCTCGGCCCGGCGGACATCATCGGCGCCCTGCTCGTCGCGCTCGCGCTGGTAATGGTGCGCGAGCGGGGCACACCGGTTGCAACCGACAACGCCAAGCACCAGAATACGGGCGGAGACCTATGA
- a CDS encoding alkene reductase produces the protein MVSLFDPIALGDIQAPNRVLMAPLTRGRATREHVPTGIMIDYYRQRASAGLIISEATGISRQGLGWPYAPGLWSDEQVAAWRPVTAAVHEAGGRIVAQLWHMGRQVHSSVTGEQPVSSSATRTECHMHTYEGRQPSETARPLRLDEIPGILDDYERATRNALAAGFDGVQIHAANGYLIDQFLRDNANFRDDRYGGSIENRTRLLREVTERVISVAGAGRTSVRLSPNGDSQGVDDSNPEPLFTYAAKLLSDLGIGFLELREPGPDGTFGKTDVPKLSPAIRKVFARPLVVNSDYDTAQAAQAVIDSGVADAVAFGRTFLANPDLPERLKTGAPLNTSDMATWYSQGEAGYTDYPALSAETVAA, from the coding sequence ATGGTTTCGCTCTTCGACCCGATCGCCCTCGGCGATATCCAGGCTCCCAACCGCGTGCTGATGGCGCCGCTGACGCGCGGCCGCGCGACGCGCGAGCATGTGCCGACCGGGATCATGATCGACTATTACCGCCAGCGCGCGAGCGCGGGGCTCATCATCAGCGAGGCGACCGGCATTTCGCGGCAGGGGCTGGGCTGGCCCTATGCTCCCGGTCTTTGGAGCGATGAGCAGGTCGCGGCATGGCGGCCCGTCACCGCCGCCGTCCATGAGGCCGGCGGTCGTATCGTCGCGCAACTCTGGCACATGGGCCGGCAGGTGCATTCGTCGGTGACCGGCGAGCAGCCGGTGTCCTCGTCCGCGACCAGAACGGAATGCCATATGCATACCTATGAGGGTCGCCAGCCGTCCGAAACCGCCCGCCCGCTTCGGCTCGACGAGATTCCCGGCATCCTCGACGATTACGAGCGTGCCACGCGCAACGCCCTCGCCGCCGGGTTCGACGGGGTGCAGATCCACGCCGCCAATGGCTATCTGATCGACCAGTTCCTGCGCGACAACGCCAATTTCCGCGACGACCGCTATGGCGGATCGATCGAGAACCGCACGCGGCTGCTGCGCGAAGTGACCGAGCGGGTCATCTCGGTGGCGGGTGCGGGGCGGACCTCGGTGCGGCTGTCGCCCAATGGTGATTCGCAGGGCGTCGACGACAGCAATCCCGAGCCGCTGTTCACCTATGCCGCCAAGCTGCTGTCCGATCTCGGCATCGGCTTCCTCGAGCTTCGCGAGCCCGGCCCCGACGGCACCTTCGGCAAGACCGACGTGCCCAAGCTGTCGCCGGCGATCCGCAAGGTGTTCGCGCGCCCGCTGGTGGTCAATTCGGATTACGACACGGCGCAAGCGGCGCAGGCGGTGATCGATTCGGGCGTGGCCGATGCGGTGGCGTTCGGGCGGACCTTCCTCGCCAATCCCGATCTGCCCGAGCGACTGAAAACGGGCGCGCCGCTCAACACGTCAGACATGGCGACGTGGTACAGCCAGGGCGAGGCGGGCTATACCGACTATCCGGCGCTATCGGCCGAAACCGTCGCGGCGTGA
- the ribH gene encoding 6,7-dimethyl-8-ribityllumazine synthase: protein MARVLIVEARFYTHLNDLLLEGARAAIEEAGHSHETITVPGALELPGAIGLAAESGRYDAYVAIGVVIRGETYHFEIVAGESARGLMALSMDGLAIGNGILTTENEAQALTRAKPTEKDKGGEAAKAALAMLALRERFA from the coding sequence ATGGCGCGGGTTCTGATCGTCGAAGCGCGTTTCTACACGCATCTCAACGACCTGCTGCTCGAAGGCGCACGCGCCGCGATCGAAGAAGCCGGGCACAGCCACGAGACGATCACCGTCCCCGGCGCGCTCGAACTGCCCGGCGCGATCGGCCTCGCGGCGGAGAGCGGCCGCTACGACGCCTATGTCGCGATCGGCGTGGTGATCCGCGGCGAGACCTATCATTTCGAGATCGTCGCGGGTGAGAGCGCGCGCGGGCTGATGGCGCTGTCGATGGACGGCCTCGCGATCGGCAACGGCATCCTCACCACCGAGAACGAGGCGCAGGCGCTCACCCGCGCCAAGCCGACCGAGAAGGACAAGGGCGGCGAGGCTGCCAAGGCCGCGCTCGCCATGCTCGCGCTGCGCGAGCGCTTCGCCTGA
- the ribB gene encoding 3,4-dihydroxy-2-butanone-4-phosphate synthase, with the protein MQNVEPRSGDLHRLRHGFLSSPEEIIDEARNGRMYILVDDEDRENEGDLIIPAQMATPDAINFMATHGRGLICLALSKERVDQLGLDLMSRNNGTRHETAFTISIEAKEGVTTGISAADRARTVAVAIDGSRGREDIVTPGHVFPLVAKRGGVLIRAGHTEAAVDVSRLAGLNPSGVICEVMNDDGTMARLDDLVAFAQRHNLKIGTIRDLIAYRRRHDHLLERRTEMRFSSRWGGDWTAISFYNKAIGSETMALVKGSIDPTKPTLVRMHTLSLFADTFGERSGREGLLAGAMKMIAEEGNGVVVIINRSMPNFASRQMEAHKTGAFENGAEELRDYGVGAQILAELGVHDMVLLTNTRQTLVALEGYGLSIVGEREVERVVERDA; encoded by the coding sequence GTGCAAAACGTTGAACCCCGCTCCGGTGACCTGCACCGTCTACGCCACGGCTTCCTCTCGTCGCCTGAGGAGATCATCGACGAGGCGCGCAACGGCCGCATGTACATCCTCGTCGACGACGAGGACCGCGAGAACGAGGGTGATCTCATCATCCCCGCGCAGATGGCGACTCCCGATGCGATCAACTTCATGGCGACTCACGGGCGCGGGCTGATCTGCCTCGCGCTGTCCAAGGAGCGGGTCGATCAGCTCGGGCTCGATCTGATGAGCCGCAACAACGGCACCCGCCACGAGACCGCGTTCACCATCTCGATCGAAGCGAAGGAAGGCGTCACCACCGGCATCTCCGCCGCCGACCGTGCGCGCACCGTCGCGGTCGCGATCGACGGCAGCCGCGGGCGCGAGGACATCGTCACCCCCGGCCACGTCTTCCCGCTCGTCGCCAAGCGCGGCGGCGTGCTGATCCGCGCCGGCCATACCGAGGCCGCGGTCGATGTTTCGCGGCTCGCCGGGCTCAATCCGTCGGGCGTGATCTGCGAAGTCATGAATGATGACGGCACGATGGCGCGGCTCGACGATCTCGTCGCCTTCGCCCAGCGCCACAACCTCAAGATCGGCACGATCCGCGACCTGATCGCCTATCGCCGCCGTCACGATCACCTGCTCGAACGCCGCACCGAAATGCGCTTCAGCAGCCGCTGGGGCGGCGACTGGACCGCGATCAGCTTCTACAACAAGGCGATCGGCTCGGAGACGATGGCGCTCGTCAAGGGCAGTATCGATCCGACTAAGCCGACTTTGGTGCGCATGCACACGCTGTCGCTGTTCGCCGACACGTTCGGCGAGCGCTCGGGTCGCGAAGGGCTGCTCGCCGGCGCGATGAAGATGATCGCCGAAGAGGGCAACGGCGTGGTCGTCATCATCAACCGGTCGATGCCCAATTTCGCCTCGCGCCAGATGGAAGCCCACAAGACCGGCGCGTTCGAGAACGGGGCAGAGGAACTGCGCGACTACGGCGTGGGCGCGCAGATACTCGCCGAACTGGGGGTCCACGACATGGTGCTGCTCACCAACACGCGCCAAACGCTCGTCGCACTCGAAGGCTATGGCCTGTCGATCGTCGGCGAACGCGAAGTCGAACGCGTTGTCGAGAGAGACGCCTGA
- a CDS encoding riboflavin synthase gives MFTGIITDVGTIEAVEPRGDTRIRIATSYDTADIDLGASISCSGVCLTVVDKAPGWFAVDVSGETVSRTAQGQWTEGRRLNLERALKLGDELGGHIVTGHVDGTGTIVDLHDEGGSKRITILAGPEIAPYMAEKGSITLDGISLTVNSVEDTPANEGGGVRIGVNIIPHTADVTAIGAARPGDTMNIEIDVLARYLQRMEDYRAKR, from the coding sequence CGAACCGCGCGGCGACACGCGCATCCGCATCGCCACGTCCTATGATACCGCCGACATCGATCTTGGCGCGTCGATCTCCTGTTCGGGCGTGTGCCTGACGGTGGTCGACAAGGCGCCGGGCTGGTTCGCGGTCGACGTGTCGGGCGAAACTGTGTCACGCACCGCGCAGGGGCAATGGACCGAAGGGCGCCGGCTCAACCTCGAACGCGCGCTGAAGCTCGGCGACGAACTCGGCGGGCATATCGTCACCGGCCATGTCGACGGCACCGGCACGATCGTCGATCTCCATGACGAGGGCGGCTCGAAGCGGATCACCATTCTCGCGGGGCCGGAGATCGCGCCCTACATGGCCGAGAAGGGTTCGATCACGCTCGACGGCATCTCGCTGACCGTCAACAGCGTCGAGGACACGCCCGCCAATGAAGGTGGGGGCGTCCGCATCGGCGTCAACATCATCCCGCATACCGCGGACGTCACCGCGATCGGCGCGGCACGTCCGGGCGACACGATGAACATCGAGATCGACGTGCTCGCCCGCTACCTCCAACGGATGGAAGACTATCGTGCAAAACGTTGA